In Schizosaccharomyces osmophilus chromosome 1, complete sequence, the genomic window CTTACATTGCATACGTTTACAAGAATCATCTATTTTCCGATGAAGTTCGTTATTTAACCTACATTGCTTCTGGAACATTAAATGTATTAGTTTGGCTAATCGGCGAATGGAATACGCATATGTATTGCCTTTTGACATGCAGAAAGAGCAACTCTATAGATGATGCTACACACATAATGGTGGTCCCTAGCAAATCTGGAGACAGCAGCAGTGTGGAACCAATTGAAAAAACGGTTCTTCCCGATGGCCAACGCGTTCAATActcatttgttttccaGAAAAAGCGCTATCTTTTTAAAGACGAGAATAAACATTTTACCAATGTAACATTTCCTATGGATTCTTCTCTTACAATCAGCGATTTTAAGAATAGCTCTGGTTTAAATTCAGCCCAAGAGGATATGTACAAGTGTCACTATGGTAGAAACGTCTTTGATATTCCTATTCCTTCATTTACTACCTTATTCAAGGAGCACGCAGTTgctcctttttttgtttttcaaattttttgttgcGTTCTATGGTGCTTAGATGAATACTGGAAGTTTTCCCTTTTCTCAATGTTTATGATCGTGGCTCTTGAATGTTCTGTTGTCTGGCAACGTCAGCGTACTTTGGTTGAATTCCGTACCATGAGTATTCAGACGTATGATGTTCAAGTATACCGTAACAAGAAATGGATGCCTGTCTTAACTGAGGATCTTTTACCCAACGACATTGTATCCATCGTACACACCAAAGAAGATCTTGGACTCCCTTGCGACTTACTTTTAATTTCCGGAACCTGCGTAGTCAATGAAGCCATGCTATCTGGAGAGTCTACCCCCTTGGTTAAAGAATCTATTGAATTACGCCCAGAGGAGGCTGTAGTAGATTTCGGTGATATTGACAGAAATGCTGTTTTGAATGGTGGTACCCGAATTCTTCAAGTTACACCTTCTCCGTTctcaaaaatcaaaactCCTGATGGTGGCGTACCTGCTATTGTACTTCGTACTGGTTTTGAAACAAGTCAAGGTTCTCTTGTGCGTACAATGGTGTTTTCCTCCGAAAAGGTTACCGAAAATAACTGGGAAAAGCTTTACTTCATACTGTTTTTGATGGTGTTCGCTATCGCTGCTTCTGCTTATGTATGGCATATTGGTAGCCAAACTGACAGAAGCCGCTACAAGCTAATGTTGGATTGCATTATGATTATTACCTCTGTCGTCCCTTCTGAACTTCCTATGGAACTTTCTTTAGCGGTGAATGCATCATTAGCTGCATTATCCAAGTATTACATTTACTGTACTGAACCTTTCCGTATTCCTGTAGCAGGACATGTGGACATTTGCTGTTTTGATAAAACTGGTACTTTAACAGAGGAGCATATGGTTGTTCAGGGCATTTCTGGtttaaacaaagaagatcCTTCTCGCCTTGAAACTTTAAATAGTATCCCTATTGAAACTGAATTGGCTATCGCTACTGCTCATACACTAGTGTTGCTTGAACAAGAGGGCGAGCCTGCTAAGACCGTGGGTGATCCGATGGAGAAAGCTACTGTTGAAGCTTTGGGCTGGTCAGTAAGTAAGAACAACGTTGTTATCCCTCCTGAATCTTCTGTTTTCCATAAAGGAAAGGTTCAAATTACTCGTAACTTCCAATTTTCGTCTGCCTTGAAACGTCAGTCCTCTGTGTCCAATGTACGTGTCGCTGGTGGTAACCAAAGGACATTTGTATCTGTAAAAGGTGCACCAGAAGTCATTGCTACTATGTTGAAGAACGTCCCAAAAGATTATGAAAAGATATACAAAGAATATGGTCGTAAAGGATCTCGTGTTTTGGCTCTTGCCTGCAAGCACTTCAAGAACTTTGTGTCAGAAAGTAAGGTAACCGATTTGACGCGCGAAGAAATAGAATCTAGCTTGGAATTTGCGGGTTTCCTGGTATTTAGCTCTCCTTTGAAGGATGATGCTAAGGGCACCATTCAAATGTTGAATAACTCTTCTCACAGATGCATGATGATTACTGGTGATAACCCCTTGACTGCAGTCTATGTTGCCGAACAAGTCGGTATTGTCGAAAAACCTACTTTAGTGTTAGACGCTAATGAAACCTCTAAAGGAAGCATGGAATGGAAGAGTACTGATGATACTGTCACTCTGCCTATGGATTGCACGAAGAAATTGGATGcttctttatataaaatGTATGATCTTTGTGTCACTGGCCGTGCTCTTTCCGAGATTGAAGATCCTGCTGTGTTGCTGTCTGTGTTGACACATGCTTGGGTGTATGCTCGTGTTTCACCGGCTCAAAAGGAACTTATGATTGCTACTTTGAAAGATAGCGGTTATGTTACTCTGATGTGTGGTGATGGAACCAACGACGTTGGTGCTCTCAAGCAATCTCATGTCGGTATCGCGTTATTAAATGCATCAGAAGAAGACATGTTGCAGATGCAGGAGCGGGCTCGAATGAACAATTTGATGTCGGTTTACGAGAAGCAAATAAACCTTTCCAAACGGTTCAAtcttcctcctcctcctgTTCCTCCAGCCTTGTGCCATGCATTTCCCGCCGGACCTAACAATCCTCACCGCGAAAAGACTCAAGAAAATTTAACTAAATATTTGGATGACTTGaaggtaaagaaagaaggtgATACTGGACTAACGGAAACCGAACGCTCTGCCGAAAAACGTGCCAATTTAGCAAACAAAATGTTTGACACAATGGCAGAGGCTTCAGACGATGATGCGCCGAAGATTAAATTGGGTGATGCTTCTGTTGCTGCTCCAATTACATCCAAATTAGCCGTGACTAATTCTGTCATTAACATCGTTCGTCAAGGACGTTGCACTCTGGTTGCACTTGTTCAATTGCACAAAATTTTGGCATTGAATTGTTTGATTACTGCTTACTCTCTTTCCGTTTTGCACTTGGATGGCATTAAATTCGGTGATACTCAGTATACCATCTCCGGTATGCTTATgtctgtttgtttttactgCGTTTCACGGGCGAAGCCTATGGAGACTCTTTCAAAAGAGAGACCTCAACACCGTATATTCAACACGTACATTATTGGATCTGTATTGGCACAATTTATTGTCCATGTTATTACACTGATTTATATTACAAGGTGTGTGTATGTTTATGAGAATCCTTTGGATAAAgttgatttggaagaaagctTCAGTCCTTCGTTGCTTAACAGTGCAATTTACCTTCTGCAGTTGATTCAACAAGTTTCCACCTTTGCAATCAACTATCAAGGACGTCCTTTCCGAGAAGCTTTAAGTGAAAACAAAGGCATGTATTATGGACTTTTGGGAACTGCATTTGTTGCTATAGCTGGTGTTACAGAGTTTATACCCGAACTCAATTCCAAATTGCAACTTGTAAAACTTCCTTTCAATTTCCAAATGCAATTACTGTATACTATGGTACTTGACTATGGAGCCTGCTGGGTCATTGAAGAAGTTATGAAGAAATACTTCCGTGACAACAAGCCTAAAGATATTGTTTTGCGAGATTAAACAACACAAGAATAAGGCTACTGCTTGATCGTCCATGGAGCATGTATAAAAAGActattaaaagaagataaaTCTATTCCCAGGAATGCATGGCTTTCATGTTTCATTACTTGAGAACAAATTATTACATCTTTACGATTACATTAGAAGCttgtttgctttatttCTACTGCATTTCATTTATATACCAGTAATATTCATGAAAAGATTTTATGCTTCTATactaataataaaaatagacCTTTCATTTGATCTCTTTGAAGTAGAGCATGATTTTCATTGTAAAACTATTCAAAGTTAAATCTgagcaaagcaaaaaaatctATATCCTGTTATCGTCgagttttcaatttttatttcaaaaaatcatttggTAATATTACtctttatgaaaatattaTTACTTAATTCATTATCATATGGAAGTAATGGAGACAACAGCACGATTCGAGAGCATCTTCTCGAGttcttcaagaaaacaCTCAGAAGGGCTTGTAATTGTGATATTCATACGTGTATAGTAACTTTTATGATTAACTTTTGATGATTGGTTTGGTGGCCCTACAGAATTGAAAGCATTATTGATCAATTTCACTGAATAAGTAACAACCCAGTAAGTAAGTGTTTCCAGGGAGTTTGCGCTTTTGAAATTAGATAAATAGATTATTGAAGATATGCCTTTCTTCCTAAAAGAGCTTTCTCTTACAATCACGTTACATCCCAGCTACTTTGGCCCTCGGATGCAGGACTACCTAAAAGCAAAGCTTTTGGCAGACGTTGAAGGAACGTGTTCTGGACAATATGGTTATATTATATGTGTACTTGACAGCAATACTATAAATATCGACAAAGGACGCGTAGTCCCAGGTCAAGGTTATGCTGAGTTTGAGGTAAAATATCGAGCGGTTTTATGGAGACCATTCAGAGGTGAAGTGGTAGACGCCGTGGTTACCACCGTAAATAAAATGGGCTTTTTTGCCGATATTGGTCCTTTGAGTGTATTTGTGTCGTCGCATCTTGTACCTCCAGATATGAGATTTGATCCTGCTGCCAATCCTCCAAATTATTCTGGTGAAGATCAGGTCATTGAACGAGGATCTAACGTTCGATTAAAAATCGTCGGTACTAGAACTGATGCTACTGAAATTGTACGTCTCTCACGATGTTTGTTGCTGTATTTATTAACCTCTTTTGTAGTTTGCGATTGCTACCATGAAAGAAGATTACTTGGGAGTCTTATAGACGTTataaaacctttttttaaaatattataGGCTCCTTTATGTGATagccaagaaaaaaacaaaggccgcatctcttttttcttttttttttttttttttttttggaaacagCTGCGAAACGTGACATATCTTATCCTGTATATATCCTTGAAAGTACCGAATTCAGTCTTTTAGCTTATAGCTCACTGTGTCTTTCtcaatatttttcttcatctctGTATGCTTATACTTTTATGGATTCATATATTTGTCAGTTCACTATTCAAATCTTAATCTGTTTAACATCTGCTAATTTGATCCGTATGTGGAATCGCTTCCAAGTGATTCCTTATTATCTGGCATCCATCAAGTTATATTTTTACTGATAATGATAATATTGAGTTCAAGTCAAGTTATGTATAGTAGCTTTCTGGTGCAgcaatcaaaaaaaaaaaaaaaagagaaaaattaaGCTAAAATAGTTAGATATAAGCAAAGCTATCATATCTCAGTATGTTGCAGATTAAATAAAGATATTACTTGTCTTTCTTAAGGCCACGGGAGAATCCTTTGCGCATTTTGTTAGTTAAATTGGCGACAGATGTAACTCCGTCAACTGCAGCATTGATTCCACCAAAAGCAGCTTCTCCAAGAGAAGATATACCCTCTAATGGCATAGCCATTAATTGAGCTGTTTGTCCCAATAAATCCTCAGCGAAAGAAGAGTTGCCTGCACGTTTGGAACGTAAGACCCATCGAGGTTCAAGGTGAATTCTCAAGTTTAAGGTTCCTTGATTACTGTCAAGAGGCAACTCAAAGCTAGTATATTCATGTTGCTGAAGCTTATACAAATCAATAACACAGCTTCCTAAAGGATCATTTTGGTTTCCAAAGTCACTATCAAAAACTCTAGCAACAAATTTACTTGTTTGTTTGCAGGGAAGCTCAACCTCAAATCCTTCATTGAAAACAGGATTAAGGTTTTTCTTAATAATCTTCGTACGGAACACTTCCTCGTCTTGGAGCTCAAATATAACAAAAGGATCGGACTTTCCATTGGAATCAGCGCTAGCGAGATCGGTAGCATTAAGTACGTCTACCGTCATTTTACCCATATTTTCatacttttccttttcgtcCAATTTTAAAACCACCGGTGTAAACCGGAAAGCTATTAAGAACGAACCACCTTTGTCAAAACTTAATCTGAAAAGCTTGGAAGAACCCTCGGTTATCAACTTTTTGGTAGAACAAATTTGAGAGCTGACAACCTTTGTACCGTCtaaaagtttgaaagagCATTGGGAAAATTGAAGCTGTCTGATAAATGTGCGACCAAATTCATGGATACCATTGCCATTGGGACCATTAAGAACAGGGGACATATAAACGTGGTGAGGAAGATCATCAAGGAAAATTGCCAGTTTGTATTTACCTGAGAGCTGGCTTGAAATTACATCCCAAGACATAAAGCCAGACTCATACTTTAGACATTCGTTGGTGACTTCAGGAGGCGATAAAAGTTGAGAAGGCAGGGTAGGTTGTTTCTTTGCAAGAGAATCCTTTTCAGCCTCAGGTTGAACGCCCGAAGTTTCTTCGCCAGCATCGACTGCAGGTGGGGTTATGACTGATGAAGGTTCTTTAGGTGCTAATCCGGGAACAGAAGCCAAAGGATAAAAGTCATATCGATATTTAATGGTGGATTTGCCTTGTACACCGCGTGACGAAATCAAATTATTGGTAAGCTCACTAGGTTCATGGTATTCAAGGAATGTACCGTTTTCACTTTGGTGAACGAATTTGGACACGGGAACAGAGAGGGTACCAATAACGGTATCATCACCATGGGATTCATATTGCATAACTTGAAGCTGACAAGTGTCATGCTTCGTCATGACGGGAACATAAACATGTTCATCCCAGGAAGGATTCAAGCTATCCTTTATTACCACTGTTCGACCTTGTTCCATGCTGTATGAAAGAGCACGGACATAAGCATCGCACTTTTTACCGGGGAGTTTCGAATGCAAACTACTGCATGAATTAATGTGAATACGCATAACACCAATAGGAACAGCAACAGCAAGGGAACCAGGGTCACCAACAGACAATTCGACAGGCTTCCATGTGGCTGATAATCGAACTCGTCCACCAGTAGCGGTTGGGAACTGGAACCAGCCTAAGCCCTTCTGAGTAGCAGTTACCAATTCTTGAAGACTCATATTAACAGTACCAGCAGGACGACTGTTTTCGTCGGTAAATACCTGAATACCAACCATCCCCTTTTCACCCTTAGGAACAACGGTACCGCAGAACTCTTCCCATGAAGGGttgttatttttcttaattttgCGAGTAGTATGCATAATTTTATCATTAATGACTAAATTGGCATATGCAGTGTGACGCTTTGAAGGGTCCTTACTTAGATCCTTACATTGATGAGCAGTGAATTGCACAATACCAGGtccttcaatttttgcAGAATCTTCTTCTCCGACATCAATCGTGGGATAGAACTTGGAATCAAAGATTAATGTTCCTCGCTCTTTATTACTCAAAGTGATAGGAGCTTTAACATCATTAAAAGCAGGC contains:
- the tcb3 gene encoding tricalbin, C2 domain protein (phospholipid binding) ER-plasma membrane tethering protein Tcb3, with product MSSQADSRENESQINKTTESQTMSVPSSGAGGKTNVSVEKQPSTEPEHSNMNSQSEGIKEVHVQGTDGANESLKVPESMKAPVSDENAKEELQATKPVKDGIAKSKYDRDLLLEKNDRLVSFCKKYIPGLKSEQIDLGLRWKEIFIQYSSDSRLVFLTGFLSFLFGYLRFGFLSLFVVMTICIQYHRISTRRVRMSFRDDYTRYLAVRRLESNPESVSWLNAFLQQFWYIFEPTLSSTVIEIADQVLSENVPNFLDSMVLSTFTLGTKSPRIEYVRSYPKTEEDVIMMDWKVSFVPEDLSDLTGREIASRVNPKIALDIKIGKSVASAKMPVLVENISFSGHLRVKVKLIDEFPHAKTVGITFVEKPAFSYVLKPIGGDKLGFDINNIPGLTSFINDQVHDNLGPMMYSPNVFELDIQSMVGSSNLKVAIGAVEIRLRRCESLKGDVLGSIDPYVVIKNSFGKKIGISKTVQNTTSPTFNETFYAIINSFAENLILEVYDFNDLRKDKLIGTATVALSVLEAMPAFNDVKAPITLSNKERGTLIFDSKFYPTIDVGEEDSAKIEGPGIVQFTAHQCKDLSKDPSKRHTAYANLVINDKIMHTTRKIKKNNNPSWEEFCGTVVPKGEKGMVGIQVFTDENSRPAGTVNMSLQELVTATQKGLGWFQFPTATGGRVRLSATWKPVELSVGDPGSLAVAVPIGVMRIHINSCSSLHSKLPGKKCDAYVRALSYSMEQGRTVVIKDSLNPSWDEHVYVPVMTKHDTCQLQVMQYESHGDDTVIGTLSVPVSKFVHQSENGTFLEYHEPSELTNNLISSRGVQGKSTIKYRYDFYPLASVPGLAPKEPSSVITPPAVDAGEETSGVQPEAEKDSLAKKQPTLPSQLLSPPEVTNECLKYESGFMSWDVISSQLSGKYKLAIFLDDLPHHVYMSPVLNGPNGNGIHEFGRTFIRQLQFSQCSFKLLDGTKVVSSQICSTKKLITEGSSKLFRLSFDKGGSFLIAFRFTPVVLKLDEKEKYENMGKMTVDVLNATDLASADSNGKSDPFVIFELQDEEVFRTKIIKKNLNPVFNEGFEVELPCKQTSKFVARVFDSDFGNQNDPLGSCVIDLYKLQQHEYTSFELPLDSNQGTLNLRIHLEPRWVLRSKRAGNSSFAEDLLGQTAQLMAMPLEGISSLGEAAFGGINAAVDGVTSVANLTNKMRKGFSRGLKKDK
- the cta4 gene encoding P-type ATPase family V, transmembrane protein dislocase/calcium transporting ATPase Cta4; amino-acid sequence: MGDSSLVSSPDIKSGQLYIKLPTLCHLYIWPFALFVYPYIAYVYKNHLFSDEVRYLTYIASGTLNVLVWLIGEWNTHMYCLLTCRKSNSIDDATHIMVVPSKSGDSSSVEPIEKTVLPDGQRVQYSFVFQKKRYLFKDENKHFTNVTFPMDSSLTISDFKNSSGLNSAQEDMYKCHYGRNVFDIPIPSFTTLFKEHAVAPFFVFQIFCCVLWCLDEYWKFSLFSMFMIVALECSVVWQRQRTLVEFRTMSIQTYDVQVYRNKKWMPVLTEDLLPNDIVSIVHTKEDLGLPCDLLLISGTCVVNEAMLSGESTPLVKESIELRPEEAVVDFGDIDRNAVLNGGTRILQVTPSPFSKIKTPDGGVPAIVLRTGFETSQGSLVRTMVFSSEKVTENNWEKLYFILFLMVFAIAASAYVWHIGSQTDRSRYKLMLDCIMIITSVVPSELPMELSLAVNASLAALSKYYIYCTEPFRIPVAGHVDICCFDKTGTLTEEHMVVQGISGLNKEDPSRLETLNSIPIETELAIATAHTLVLLEQEGEPAKTVGDPMEKATVEALGWSVSKNNVVIPPESSVFHKGKVQITRNFQFSSALKRQSSVSNVRVAGGNQRTFVSVKGAPEVIATMLKNVPKDYEKIYKEYGRKGSRVLALACKHFKNFVSESKVTDLTREEIESSLEFAGFLVFSSPLKDDAKGTIQMLNNSSHRCMMITGDNPLTAVYVAEQVGIVEKPTLVLDANETSKGSMEWKSTDDTVTLPMDCTKKLDASLYKMYDLCVTGRALSEIEDPAVLLSVLTHAWVYARVSPAQKELMIATLKDSGYVTLMCGDGTNDVGALKQSHVGIALLNASEEDMLQMQERARMNNLMSVYEKQINLSKRFNLPPPPVPPALCHAFPAGPNNPHREKTQENLTKYLDDLKVKKEGDTGLTETERSAEKRANLANKMFDTMAEASDDDAPKIKLGDASVAAPITSKLAVTNSVINIVRQGRCTLVALVQLHKILALNCLITAYSLSVLHLDGIKFGDTQYTISGMLMSVCFYCVSRAKPMETLSKERPQHRIFNTYIIGSVLAQFIVHVITLIYITRCVYVYENPLDKVDLEESFSPSLLNSAIYLLQLIQQVSTFAINYQGRPFREALSENKGMYYGLLGTAFVAIAGVTEFIPELNSKLQLVKLPFNFQMQLLYTMVLDYGACWVIEEVMKKYFRDNKPKDIVLRD
- the rpb7 gene encoding DNA-directed RNA polymerase complex II subunit Rpb7; the encoded protein is MPFFLKELSLTITLHPSYFGPRMQDYLKAKLLADVEGTCSGQYGYIICVLDSNTINIDKGRVVPGQGYAEFEVKYRAVLWRPFRGEVVDAVVTTVNKMGFFADIGPLSVFVSSHLVPPDMRFDPAANPPNYSGEDQVIERGSNVRLKIVGTRTDATEIFAIATMKEDYLGVL